In Sporosarcina luteola, a single window of DNA contains:
- the adh gene encoding aldehyde dehydrogenase, with amino-acid sequence MVQAVENHVYAFPNTEGAKVNFKERYDNFIGGKWVAPVNGQYFDNPTPVTGKVFTQVARSTAEDIELALDAAHAAKDAWGKTSVTERANILLKIADRMEANLEMLAVAETWENGKAVRETLNADLPLAIDHFRYFASAIRSQEGGVSQIDNNTVAYHFHEPIGVVGQIIPWNFPLLMAVWKLAPALAAGNCVVLKPAEQTPSSILVLMELIEDLLPAGVLNIVNGFGLEAGKPLASSPRIGKIAFTGETTTGRLIMQYASQNLIPMTLELGGKSPNIFFEDVMAEDDAFLDKAIEGFVMFALNQGEVCTCPSRALIQESIYDKFMERAIERVKAIKIGNPLDPTVMMGAQASTEQLEKILSYLDIGKQEGAECLVGGEQNKLGGELAGGYYVQPTVFKGNNKMRIFQEEIFGPVVSVTTFKTKEEALEIANDTLYGLGSGVWTRDMNTAYRFGRGIEAGRVWTNCYHAYPAHAAFGGYKASGIGRENHLQMLSHYQQTKNMLVSYSEDKLGFF; translated from the coding sequence ATGGTACAAGCTGTAGAAAATCACGTTTATGCATTTCCGAACACAGAAGGGGCAAAGGTGAATTTCAAGGAACGCTACGATAATTTCATCGGAGGAAAATGGGTTGCCCCGGTGAATGGGCAGTACTTCGACAACCCGACGCCAGTTACGGGCAAAGTGTTTACACAAGTGGCGCGTTCGACTGCTGAAGACATTGAGCTTGCATTGGATGCGGCACATGCTGCGAAGGATGCATGGGGGAAAACGTCCGTCACGGAACGGGCGAATATCCTATTGAAAATCGCTGACCGCATGGAAGCGAATCTTGAAATGCTTGCTGTTGCGGAAACGTGGGAAAACGGTAAAGCGGTCCGCGAAACATTGAATGCCGACCTGCCGCTTGCAATCGACCATTTCAGATATTTCGCTTCGGCAATCCGCTCACAAGAAGGCGGCGTCAGCCAAATCGATAACAATACAGTTGCGTACCATTTCCATGAACCGATCGGGGTTGTCGGCCAAATCATCCCCTGGAACTTCCCGTTGCTAATGGCCGTTTGGAAGCTGGCGCCTGCGCTCGCTGCGGGGAACTGCGTCGTGCTGAAACCAGCTGAACAGACTCCTTCATCCATTCTCGTGCTGATGGAATTAATCGAAGACCTTCTACCGGCTGGCGTTCTTAATATCGTTAACGGTTTCGGTCTAGAAGCAGGTAAACCGTTAGCATCGAGCCCGCGGATCGGGAAAATCGCATTCACAGGCGAGACGACGACAGGCCGCCTCATCATGCAGTATGCTTCCCAGAACCTGATTCCGATGACGCTCGAGCTTGGCGGGAAATCGCCGAACATCTTCTTTGAGGACGTCATGGCGGAAGACGATGCATTCCTAGACAAAGCAATCGAAGGCTTCGTCATGTTTGCATTGAACCAAGGGGAAGTGTGCACTTGCCCTTCGCGTGCATTGATCCAGGAATCCATTTACGATAAGTTCATGGAACGTGCGATCGAGCGTGTTAAAGCAATCAAAATCGGCAACCCGCTCGACCCTACAGTCATGATGGGTGCACAAGCTTCGACGGAGCAATTGGAAAAAATCCTTTCGTACCTTGATATCGGGAAACAGGAAGGGGCCGAGTGCCTCGTTGGCGGAGAACAGAATAAGCTTGGCGGCGAATTGGCGGGTGGCTACTATGTCCAGCCGACAGTCTTCAAAGGGAATAACAAAATGCGCATTTTCCAAGAGGAGATCTTCGGGCCGGTCGTTTCTGTGACGACATTCAAGACGAAAGAAGAAGCTTTGGAAATTGCGAACGATACATTATACGGTTTAGGTTCAGGCGTCTGGACACGCGATATGAATACAGCATATCGCTTCGGACGTGGCATTGAAGCAGGGCGTGTCTGGACGAACTGCTACCATGCCTATCCGGCGCATGCCGCATTCGGAGGCTACAAGGCATCCGGTATCGGACGTGAAAACCATCTGCAAATGCTTTCACATTACCAACAGACGAAAAATATGCTCGTAAGCTATAGCGAAGACAAATTAGGATTCTTTTGA
- a CDS encoding dicarboxylate/amino acid:cation symporter, with translation MKLARKIIIALIAGIVVGLILNLFAPGIFGVADKYLFKPLGIIFLNLMKMLVIPVVFVSIALGTIGIGDPKKLGRIGGKTLGYFLATTAIAIVIALSLALMLKPGAGGDFDTSGANYEASEAPPVTDTLLGIIPTNPITAMAEGNMLQIIFFAALVGFGIAMLGNRVERVTELLEQTNELIMYLITFVMKFAPYGAFGLIASAVGSQGFDALRAMGMYMVVVLGALLIHSIVVYGGSVSLIGKRNPVWFFKNFFPAQVVAFSTASSAATLPISMKTAQEKLKVPESISSFTQSLGATINMDGTAIMQGAAVVFIAQAYGIELSMGQLLTVVLTAVLASIGTAAVPGAGLIMLAMVLTSVGLPVEGIALVLGVDRLLDMVRTAVNITGDAACAVVVAQTEGVLGDPDDDRVPASTGTV, from the coding sequence ATGAAGTTAGCACGGAAAATTATCATCGCCCTTATTGCCGGTATCGTTGTCGGACTGATTCTGAACTTGTTTGCCCCGGGAATTTTCGGAGTAGCGGATAAGTACCTGTTCAAGCCGTTGGGAATCATCTTCCTGAACCTCATGAAGATGCTAGTCATCCCGGTCGTTTTCGTTTCCATTGCGCTTGGAACGATTGGCATAGGTGATCCTAAGAAGTTAGGAAGGATTGGCGGGAAGACGTTAGGATATTTCCTGGCTACAACCGCAATCGCCATCGTCATTGCCCTCTCTTTGGCCCTCATGCTGAAGCCGGGTGCAGGAGGGGACTTTGATACGTCAGGCGCGAATTATGAAGCGTCAGAAGCACCGCCTGTCACAGACACGTTGTTAGGTATCATCCCGACGAACCCGATCACTGCAATGGCGGAAGGGAATATGTTGCAGATCATCTTCTTTGCGGCTCTGGTCGGATTCGGGATTGCAATGCTCGGCAATCGGGTGGAGCGAGTCACCGAATTGCTGGAGCAAACTAATGAGCTAATCATGTACCTCATCACCTTTGTCATGAAGTTTGCGCCATACGGAGCTTTCGGCTTGATTGCTTCAGCAGTCGGCAGTCAAGGGTTCGACGCGCTCCGGGCGATGGGAATGTATATGGTTGTTGTCCTAGGCGCTCTTCTTATCCATTCGATCGTCGTCTACGGGGGCTCGGTGTCCTTGATCGGCAAGCGGAATCCGGTCTGGTTCTTTAAAAACTTCTTTCCGGCGCAGGTCGTCGCCTTCAGTACGGCGAGTTCCGCGGCAACGCTCCCGATTTCCATGAAGACCGCGCAGGAGAAGCTGAAAGTGCCTGAATCGATCAGTTCCTTCACTCAATCGTTAGGTGCGACAATCAATATGGACGGAACGGCAATCATGCAGGGGGCGGCAGTTGTTTTCATCGCCCAAGCTTATGGCATTGAACTGTCAATGGGGCAGTTGCTCACCGTCGTCCTCACCGCAGTCCTTGCCAGCATCGGGACGGCTGCTGTGCCTGGCGCAGGACTGATCATGCTGGCGATGGTGTTGACATCTGTCGGCCTGCCTGTCGAAGGAATCGCACTCGTCTTAGGGGTCGACCGACTTCTTGATATGGTACGCACTGCCGTCAACATCACAGGAGATGCAGCATGCGCAGTTGTCGTTGCTCAGACGGAGGGGGTCCTGGGCGATCCTGATGATGACCGGGTACCGGCTAGTACGGGAACCGTCTGA
- a CDS encoding thiol-disulfide oxidoreductase DCC family protein: MKRIVLFDGECNFCNSSVQFIIKRDPAAHFLFSSLQSETGEKYVKQFNIPKDVDSIVLIENGKAYTKSSAALHIAKKLDGLWHLLFLFILVPRKIRDGFYDYFARNRYRWFGKTEGACMLPSPDERKRFI, translated from the coding sequence ATGAAGCGGATTGTATTATTCGATGGGGAATGCAACTTTTGCAATTCAAGTGTCCAATTCATAATAAAACGGGATCCTGCTGCCCACTTCCTTTTTTCCTCATTGCAAAGCGAGACCGGCGAAAAGTATGTGAAGCAATTTAACATTCCGAAGGATGTCGACAGCATCGTGTTGATAGAAAACGGAAAGGCATACACAAAATCGTCCGCCGCCCTCCATATTGCAAAGAAGTTGGACGGTTTATGGCATCTGTTATTTCTATTTATACTCGTCCCACGTAAAATCCGTGACGGCTTTTACGATTATTTTGCCCGCAACCGTTATCGATGGTTCGGCAAGACTGAAGGGGCTTGCATGCTTCCTTCTCCGGATGAAAGGAAACGATTTATTTAA
- a CDS encoding GDSL-type esterase/lipase family protein, whose protein sequence is MGKRVIRNLSALLALMLYVGMSPLQIVSADTTVEESTTETAAPSWVAPASYLALGDSLAAGMDHSGKIGDGYADYLADTLEETGLLDSFNKTFAVPGYTTKDVLKDIEENATREVDGKSIRLHDAIANAVLITISAGANDVLAHVEIDPKTFAITYDEQALQMEIKQVGMNLMKIITAIHTINPDAQVYVMGYYNPYPHLPAEIQPLLAQMLTGVNKAIETAAQLPNVDWVETADVVAKDFKVNLPNPENIHLSPDGYQVVAELFWNKVQVDYPWIPADAFIADDVTTDSITLAWKAATTEGQIAAYDIFLEGNKIGSVDGDVFSFTVGELEENHAYAFSIVAVDQNGISSEESPSLNVTTEAIATSLFSDIKGHWAEDVIEQTAFSPTEPVTRAFATSLLTKLISVTNK, encoded by the coding sequence ATGGGGAAAAGGGTCATACGTAATTTGTCCGCATTATTGGCGCTTATGCTTTACGTTGGTATGTCTCCCCTCCAAATAGTAAGCGCTGACACTACTGTCGAAGAAAGTACGACCGAAACTGCGGCACCGAGCTGGGTCGCCCCTGCAAGCTATCTCGCATTAGGCGATTCACTTGCCGCGGGAATGGATCATTCCGGAAAAATTGGTGACGGCTATGCTGATTACCTGGCGGATACTCTGGAAGAAACAGGGCTTTTGGATTCTTTCAATAAAACCTTCGCTGTGCCTGGCTACACAACAAAGGATGTACTGAAGGACATCGAAGAAAATGCGACGCGGGAAGTTGATGGAAAGTCCATCCGACTTCATGACGCGATTGCCAATGCAGTTCTGATTACGATCAGTGCGGGTGCGAATGATGTACTTGCGCATGTGGAAATCGATCCGAAGACGTTTGCTATCACGTATGACGAGCAGGCGCTTCAGATGGAAATCAAGCAAGTCGGCATGAATCTGATGAAAATCATTACGGCAATCCATACGATCAATCCTGATGCGCAAGTGTATGTGATGGGCTATTACAATCCTTATCCTCATCTTCCAGCGGAGATTCAGCCTTTGCTCGCACAGATGTTGACCGGTGTGAATAAAGCGATTGAGACGGCGGCACAATTGCCAAATGTCGATTGGGTCGAAACGGCTGATGTCGTCGCAAAGGATTTTAAAGTCAATTTGCCGAATCCGGAAAATATCCATTTGAGTCCGGATGGATATCAGGTCGTGGCGGAACTATTTTGGAATAAAGTCCAGGTCGATTATCCTTGGATTCCCGCTGATGCTTTTATTGCAGATGACGTTACGACGGATTCCATCACGCTCGCTTGGAAGGCGGCGACTACCGAGGGACAGATTGCAGCGTATGATATTTTTCTCGAGGGTAACAAGATCGGGTCCGTTGACGGCGATGTATTTTCATTCACGGTCGGGGAATTGGAGGAAAATCATGCGTATGCATTTTCCATCGTGGCAGTAGATCAAAATGGAATCAGCAGTGAGGAATCGCCATCCTTGAATGTGACCACGGAAGCTATCGCCACTTCGTTGTTCAGCGACATAAAAGGTCACTGGGCTGAGGATGTAATCGAGCAAACTGCATTCAGCCCTACTGAACCTGTGACACGTGCATTTGCCACTAGTCTATTGACGAAGTTGATAAGCGTAACAAATAAATAA
- the metH gene encoding methionine synthase, whose amino-acid sequence MPKHPIEQQLKNRILIIDGAMGTMLQAEDLSEDDFGGEEYDGCNEYLNILRPDILDRIHRSYLEAGADIICTNTFGGTPLVLDEFSLGHKASEINKKAVEIAKKCAADFSTPEWPRFVAGAIGPTTKTLSVTGGITFDKLSDDFYVQAKALIEGGADLLLMETSQDMLNVKAGTIGIKRAFDETGIELPVMISGTIEPMGTTLAGQSIEAFYISIEHIKPLSVGLNCATGPEFMTDHLRSLSDLATSFVTCYPNAGLPDEEGHYHESPESLSLKLKGFAEKGWLNMVGGCCGTTPDHIRALREAVDGLAPRQKPENGHEHAVSGIEPLLYESSMRPLLIGERTNVIGSRKFKRLIVEEKFEEAAEVARAQVRGGAHVLDICLANPDRDELEDMKKFMQEVVKKVKVPLVIDSTDENVIEEALKFSQGKAIINSINLEDGEERFDAVLPLVKKFGAAVVVGTIDEIGMAVSRERKLEVAERSYDLLVNKWGIAPEDIIFDPLVFPVGTGDAQYIGSAVETIEGIRLIKEKMPRCLTTLGVSNVSFGLPPVGREVLNAVYLYHCTQAGLDYAIVNTEKLERYASIPENEIKLANDLLFTTTDQTLADFTAFYRDKKKEKTEDDIPKTVPERLAYYVVEGTKEGLIPDLEAALKMYDSPLEVINGPLMEGMSEVGRLFNDNQLIVAEVLQSAEVMKASVSFLEQFMEKKEDDSGKGKIILATVKGDVHDIGKNLVDIILSNNGYRVIDIGIKVTPATLIDVIRKEKPDIIGLSGLLVKSAQQMVITAQDFKAAGIDTPVMVGGAALTRRFTETKIAAEYDGPVIYAKDAMQGLELANRLQGVDREALLDELVEKQEKRLESEAIRAASDTAVAVLPRPVKTVREDAPVFVPSDLRRRVLRDYSVSHLYPYVNMRTLIGHHLGLRGNVDKMLTDGEARAVQLHEMVTGFLESGNLSASGLYQFFPAQADGDDVIIYDPIDAKTEIERFTFPRQSKEPFLCLADYLKTVDSGEMDYVALMQVTAGHGVRDFANQLKAEGKFLESHAFQSTALELAEGFAERIHQEIRDQWGFPDATDFTMRDRFAAKYQGQRFSFGYPACPNLEDQSKLFGLLKPEDIGVHLTEEYMMEPEASVSAIVFAHPDARYFNVD is encoded by the coding sequence ATGCCTAAACACCCAATCGAACAACAACTGAAAAACAGAATCCTCATCATAGACGGAGCGATGGGCACAATGTTGCAAGCGGAGGACCTCTCAGAAGACGATTTCGGCGGAGAGGAATATGACGGGTGCAACGAATATCTGAACATTTTACGGCCTGATATTTTGGACCGGATCCACCGTTCCTACTTGGAGGCGGGAGCGGATATCATCTGCACGAACACGTTCGGGGGCACCCCCCTCGTACTGGACGAATTCAGCCTCGGCCATAAGGCTTCTGAAATTAATAAAAAGGCTGTGGAAATCGCGAAAAAGTGTGCAGCCGACTTCTCGACACCAGAGTGGCCGCGTTTCGTCGCCGGTGCAATCGGTCCGACAACAAAGACGCTTTCCGTCACAGGGGGCATTACTTTCGATAAGCTTTCCGACGATTTCTACGTCCAAGCAAAAGCATTAATTGAGGGCGGTGCAGATCTTTTATTAATGGAAACGAGCCAAGACATGCTCAATGTGAAAGCGGGAACGATTGGAATCAAGCGAGCGTTTGACGAAACGGGCATCGAGCTACCTGTAATGATTTCGGGAACGATCGAGCCGATGGGAACGACGTTGGCCGGTCAAAGCATCGAAGCTTTCTATATTTCAATCGAACATATCAAGCCGCTGTCAGTCGGATTGAACTGTGCGACAGGGCCGGAATTCATGACCGATCATCTGCGCTCTCTTTCCGATTTGGCGACAAGCTTTGTTACTTGCTACCCGAACGCGGGCTTGCCGGACGAGGAAGGTCATTACCATGAATCACCTGAATCCTTATCATTGAAGCTGAAAGGATTTGCGGAAAAAGGTTGGCTGAATATGGTCGGTGGCTGTTGCGGAACGACGCCTGACCATATCCGAGCGCTACGGGAAGCGGTTGACGGCCTCGCCCCGCGCCAAAAACCTGAAAACGGGCATGAGCACGCCGTTTCAGGCATCGAACCGTTATTGTATGAGTCATCGATGCGACCGCTGTTGATCGGCGAGCGGACGAACGTCATCGGGTCAAGGAAGTTCAAACGGCTGATCGTCGAAGAAAAATTCGAAGAGGCGGCGGAGGTTGCGCGTGCGCAAGTGCGCGGCGGAGCCCATGTACTAGATATCTGCCTTGCAAATCCGGATCGGGATGAGCTTGAAGACATGAAGAAGTTCATGCAGGAAGTCGTCAAGAAGGTGAAAGTGCCACTCGTCATTGACTCGACGGATGAAAATGTCATTGAAGAGGCGTTGAAATTCTCCCAAGGAAAAGCAATCATCAACTCCATCAACTTAGAGGATGGAGAAGAGCGATTCGATGCGGTTCTCCCTCTTGTGAAAAAGTTTGGTGCGGCTGTCGTCGTCGGGACAATCGATGAAATCGGAATGGCGGTGTCGCGCGAACGGAAGCTCGAAGTCGCGGAACGTTCCTATGATCTGCTTGTGAACAAATGGGGAATCGCTCCTGAAGATATCATTTTTGACCCCCTCGTATTCCCTGTCGGAACAGGTGATGCTCAATACATCGGGTCGGCAGTTGAGACGATCGAAGGCATCCGGCTGATTAAGGAGAAGATGCCTCGTTGCTTGACGACGCTAGGTGTCAGCAACGTTTCGTTCGGGCTGCCCCCTGTCGGCCGTGAAGTGCTGAACGCGGTGTACTTGTATCATTGCACCCAGGCAGGACTCGATTACGCAATCGTCAATACAGAGAAGTTGGAACGGTACGCTTCTATTCCCGAGAATGAAATCAAGCTTGCGAATGATCTTTTGTTCACGACGACGGACCAGACGCTTGCGGATTTCACTGCTTTCTACCGGGATAAAAAGAAGGAGAAAACCGAGGATGATATTCCGAAGACGGTTCCTGAAAGGCTCGCGTATTATGTCGTCGAAGGGACGAAGGAAGGCTTGATCCCTGACCTTGAAGCAGCGCTTAAGATGTACGATAGCCCGCTCGAGGTCATTAATGGACCTCTTATGGAAGGGATGTCGGAAGTCGGACGGCTGTTCAATGATAACCAGCTGATCGTTGCGGAAGTGTTGCAAAGCGCGGAAGTGATGAAGGCGTCGGTTTCATTCCTCGAGCAGTTCATGGAGAAGAAAGAGGACGATTCCGGTAAAGGGAAGATCATTTTGGCGACGGTCAAAGGGGATGTCCATGATATCGGAAAAAATCTAGTCGACATCATTTTGAGCAATAACGGGTACCGCGTCATCGACATCGGCATCAAAGTGACGCCTGCAACGTTGATTGACGTTATTCGCAAGGAGAAGCCTGACATTATCGGGCTATCCGGTCTGCTTGTGAAGTCGGCGCAGCAAATGGTGATTACCGCGCAGGACTTCAAGGCGGCGGGAATTGATACTCCTGTCATGGTCGGAGGAGCTGCGTTGACACGTAGATTTACGGAGACGAAGATTGCGGCGGAATATGATGGACCTGTCATCTACGCGAAGGATGCGATGCAAGGGTTGGAACTTGCCAACCGATTGCAAGGCGTCGACAGGGAGGCATTGTTGGACGAACTCGTCGAGAAGCAGGAGAAGCGCCTCGAGTCGGAAGCGATCCGGGCGGCGAGCGACACAGCGGTTGCAGTGTTGCCAAGGCCAGTGAAGACGGTGCGGGAAGATGCGCCTGTTTTCGTGCCATCCGATTTGCGCAGGCGTGTTTTGAGAGATTATTCCGTTTCGCATTTATATCCGTACGTTAATATGCGGACGTTGATCGGCCATCATTTAGGGTTGCGCGGCAATGTCGACAAGATGCTTACGGACGGCGAGGCGCGCGCTGTGCAGCTTCACGAAATGGTTACGGGTTTCCTCGAGTCAGGCAACTTATCTGCATCTGGCCTATATCAGTTCTTCCCCGCACAGGCGGACGGCGACGATGTGATCATTTATGATCCGATTGATGCGAAGACGGAAATCGAGCGCTTCACATTCCCCCGTCAAAGCAAGGAGCCATTCCTCTGCCTCGCCGACTATTTGAAAACGGTCGACAGCGGTGAAATGGATTATGTGGCACTTATGCAAGTGACGGCAGGACACGGCGTGCGTGATTTTGCGAACCAGTTGAAAGCCGAAGGGAAATTCCTTGAAAGCCATGCGTTCCAATCGACGGCGCTTGAACTCGCGGAAGGGTTCGCTGAGCGCATCCATCAGGAAATCCGGGACCAATGGGGATTCCCGGACGCAACCGACTTTACGATGCGCGACCGGTTCGCCGCGAAATACCAAGGGCAGCGCTTCTCGTTCGGTTATCCTGCTTGTCCGAACCTCGAAGACCAGTCGAAGCTGTTCGGTTTGCTGAAGCCGGAAGACATCGGCGTGCATTTGACGGAAGAATATATGATGGAACCGGAAGCATCAGTGTCCGCAATCGTATTTGCGCACCCGGATGCGCGGTATTTTAATGTAGATTGA
- a CDS encoding DUF779 domain-containing protein: protein MPERVLATDAALELIELLKGKHGPLMFHQSGGCCDGSSPMCYPEGDLIIGDQDVLLGHIGGTPFYMHKNQFDYWKHTQLIIDVVEGRGGMFSLEGVEGKRFLTRSRAFTAEENEKLQQEA from the coding sequence ATGCCTGAACGTGTTCTTGCAACGGACGCTGCTTTGGAATTGATTGAATTATTGAAGGGGAAGCATGGCCCGTTAATGTTCCACCAATCGGGAGGCTGCTGTGACGGATCCTCCCCGATGTGCTACCCGGAAGGCGACCTGATCATCGGTGATCAGGACGTCCTCCTCGGTCATATCGGCGGAACGCCATTTTACATGCATAAAAACCAATTTGACTACTGGAAGCATACGCAGCTGATCATTGACGTCGTGGAAGGCAGGGGAGGCATGTTCTCACTGGAGGGGGTGGAAGGGAAGCGATTCCTTACACGGTCCCGCGCCTTTACGGCTGAGGAGAATGAAAAGCTCCAGCAAGAAGCATAG
- a CDS encoding cryptochrome/photolyase family protein: MKRTIVWFRKDFRLHDNPALWEAAKEGIVIPVFIWSEEEKREYAESEASSWWLYHSVATLEKGLQAHGLKLFIKSGDEFDALVELMEETDAEAVYFNDRYEPAERSEGMRITAQLESIGKEVQIFHGQLLFNPELVNKLGEPYKVFTSFWKRCMQEEVARPLPVPVGMKGIEQEIETLALDSLCVLDKNPWHQKFDKYWKPGEQAAIEQWEQFSDDGMFYYGAERDLISSGTSSMLSPYIAAGNISVKAMWHSARSIYEEVQGTSVQSIDTFLKQLVWREFAYHQLIHFPDITRIPLRKQFLEFPWQGTAEQLMKWKRGQTGYPLVDAGMRELWETGVMHNRVRMVTASFLVKHLLIPWSEGYNWFKHTLLDFDTANNAMGWQWVTGCGIDAAPYFRIFNPFLQSEKFDPDGEYIRKWVPELSGLQVPYIHRPWVAPTSVLEDAGIQMGVTYPSPIVDHAAARKRALEALQQVKGK, from the coding sequence ATGAAACGGACGATTGTATGGTTTCGAAAAGATTTTCGATTACACGATAACCCTGCTTTATGGGAGGCGGCGAAAGAGGGGATCGTCATTCCTGTCTTCATTTGGTCTGAAGAAGAGAAGCGGGAATATGCGGAAAGTGAAGCATCCTCATGGTGGCTCTATCATTCGGTGGCAACTCTTGAAAAAGGGCTTCAGGCACATGGCTTGAAGCTCTTTATTAAATCCGGAGATGAGTTTGATGCGCTTGTCGAGCTGATGGAAGAAACGGATGCAGAAGCCGTTTATTTCAATGATCGTTATGAGCCTGCCGAGCGGAGCGAGGGGATGAGGATCACGGCGCAGCTCGAATCGATTGGGAAAGAGGTGCAGATATTTCACGGACAGCTCTTATTCAATCCTGAATTAGTGAATAAACTAGGCGAACCTTATAAAGTATTCACTTCTTTTTGGAAAAGGTGTATGCAGGAGGAGGTAGCCCGCCCGCTTCCTGTTCCAGTAGGGATGAAAGGGATAGAGCAGGAAATTGAGACGCTTGCCTTAGATTCATTATGTGTATTGGACAAGAATCCTTGGCATCAGAAATTCGATAAGTATTGGAAACCCGGTGAACAAGCAGCCATTGAACAATGGGAACAATTCTCGGATGATGGCATGTTTTATTACGGAGCGGAAAGAGATTTGATCTCAAGTGGCACCTCCTCCATGCTCTCTCCTTATATTGCTGCAGGCAATATAAGCGTGAAGGCGATGTGGCATTCCGCAAGAAGCATCTATGAGGAAGTGCAGGGCACGTCAGTTCAATCGATCGATACGTTTCTCAAACAGCTTGTATGGCGTGAATTTGCCTATCACCAACTCATCCACTTTCCGGACATCACCCGGATCCCGTTGCGAAAGCAATTTTTGGAGTTCCCTTGGCAAGGCACGGCTGAGCAGCTTATGAAATGGAAAAGGGGACAGACAGGTTATCCGCTCGTCGATGCAGGCATGCGGGAACTTTGGGAGACGGGCGTCATGCATAACCGTGTGCGAATGGTGACCGCGTCGTTTTTAGTCAAGCATCTGCTGATCCCGTGGAGTGAGGGCTATAACTGGTTCAAGCATACCCTCCTCGATTTTGATACCGCCAACAACGCAATGGGGTGGCAGTGGGTAACAGGGTGCGGCATTGACGCTGCCCCTTACTTTAGAATCTTTAACCCGTTCCTACAAAGCGAGAAGTTTGACCCGGATGGCGAATATATACGGAAATGGGTGCCGGAGCTTTCCGGTCTGCAAGTTCCATATATCCATAGACCGTGGGTAGCGCCAACCTCTGTATTGGAGGACGCGGGCATTCAAATGGGCGTGACCTACCCTTCGCCGATTGTCGACCACGCTGCTGCCAGAAAGCGTGCATTAGAGGCTCTTCAACAAGTGAAAGGGAAATAA